A DNA window from Pedomonas mirosovicensis contains the following coding sequences:
- a CDS encoding HPr-rel-A system PqqD family peptide chaperone → MNLKFRSSLSRDCVVQPVDGLFLVFFRPSGQTHLLPVQSFALLELLDENSLSVPEIPAALAARYDVEPEVGIEGVVERQLRELQAAGLVEAAT, encoded by the coding sequence ATGAACCTGAAGTTCCGGTCTTCGCTCAGCCGGGATTGCGTCGTTCAGCCGGTGGATGGCCTGTTCCTGGTGTTCTTTCGTCCCTCCGGCCAGACTCACCTGCTGCCGGTGCAATCCTTCGCCCTGCTTGAATTGCTGGACGAAAACAGCCTCAGCGTGCCCGAGATTCCCGCGGCGCTCGCGGCGCGTTATGATGTGGAGCCGGAGGTTGGCATCGAGGGCGTCGTGGAGCGGCAGTTGCGGGAGTTGCAGGCAGCAGGCCTTGTTGAGGCCGCAACGTAA
- the pstA gene encoding phosphate ABC transporter permease PstA produces MNNAAMTSRPAEEETMQRPTDWKSPEMVARIRKRYRSEKLFRTMGLVALTFAGAFLAFLLFTMVRNGLPGFEATEVRLNVAYTEQSLGVSAADVKGPNGLETLRNADYGLLAGDALAAKLGIADPNEIMRAERMVSQATSTILRDHLLANPSLFGKTVPVWVPAASDFDMLRKGNIRRDAPEGVRRISDDMLAYFEKLEASGDVRTAFNTRFFTSADSRDPELASVWGATVGSLLTLFVTLLISFPIGVLTAVYLEEFAPKNRITDFIEVNINNLAAVPSIIFGLLGLAVFLGTFGMPRSAPLVGGLTLALMTLPTIVIASRVAIRAVPPSIRDAARGIGASPLQVVFHHVVPLSMPGILTGTIIGMARALGETAPLLMIGMRAFIVDVPRSLEDPATVLPVQVFLWSDSIERGFVEKTSAAILVLLVFLMLMNGLAIYLRQKFERRW; encoded by the coding sequence ATGAATAACGCCGCCATGACCTCCCGCCCGGCAGAGGAAGAGACCATGCAGCGCCCGACCGACTGGAAGTCGCCGGAGATGGTGGCGCGCATCCGCAAACGCTACCGCTCGGAGAAGCTGTTCCGCACCATGGGGCTCGTCGCCCTTACCTTCGCGGGCGCGTTCCTGGCCTTCCTGCTGTTCACCATGGTCCGCAACGGCCTGCCCGGCTTCGAGGCGACCGAGGTCCGCCTCAACGTCGCCTACACCGAGCAATCGCTGGGCGTGAGCGCGGCGGATGTGAAGGGTCCGAACGGCCTCGAGACGCTGCGGAACGCCGACTACGGCCTCCTGGCGGGCGATGCGCTGGCGGCAAAGCTCGGTATCGCAGACCCCAACGAGATCATGCGCGCCGAGCGGATGGTGAGCCAGGCGACTTCCACCATCTTGCGCGATCACCTGCTCGCCAACCCCTCGCTGTTCGGCAAGACCGTGCCGGTGTGGGTGCCGGCCGCTTCCGACTTCGATATGCTGCGCAAGGGCAACATCCGCCGCGATGCGCCGGAGGGCGTGCGCCGCATCTCCGACGACATGCTGGCCTATTTCGAGAAGCTGGAAGCCTCGGGCGACGTTCGCACCGCCTTCAACACCCGCTTCTTCACCAGCGCGGACAGCCGCGATCCCGAACTGGCCTCGGTATGGGGCGCGACGGTGGGCTCGCTGCTCACCCTGTTCGTCACGCTCCTCATCTCCTTCCCCATCGGCGTGCTGACGGCGGTGTACCTTGAGGAGTTCGCGCCGAAGAACCGGATCACCGACTTCATCGAGGTCAACATCAACAACCTGGCCGCCGTGCCGTCGATCATCTTCGGCTTGCTCGGCCTCGCCGTGTTCCTCGGCACCTTCGGGATGCCGCGCTCGGCCCCGCTCGTCGGCGGCCTGACGCTGGCGCTGATGACCCTGCCGACCATCGTGATCGCCAGCCGCGTCGCCATCCGCGCCGTGCCGCCGTCGATCCGCGATGCCGCCCGCGGCATCGGCGCATCGCCGCTCCAGGTGGTGTTCCACCACGTGGTGCCGCTGTCGATGCCGGGCATCCTGACCGGCACCATCATCGGCATGGCCCGCGCGCTGGGCGAGACGGCGCCGCTGCTCATGATCGGCATGCGCGCCTTCATCGTGGATGTGCCCCGCTCCCTGGAAGACCCCGCAACGGTTCTGCCCGTTCAGGTGTTCCTGTGGTCTGATAGTATCGAGCGCGGCTTCGTGGAGAAAACCTCCGCCGCCATCCTGGTGCTCCTCGTCTTCCTGATGCTGATGAATGGCCTGGCCATTTACCTGCGCCAGAAGTTCGAGCGCCGCTGGTAA
- the pstC gene encoding phosphate ABC transporter permease subunit PstC — protein MPLSALVLLLLGLATIGFLVSRGRAAQFQADFRAVHSRPNYHGWFSFIWVFLPAALLVVAWSLFAPSYIGPSVINSLPAEMQPEPGIARQMFLNEVRSLAEGTSDYAFSPGAEEAAAQYKAIATRANWVVAALAGALALLGFFYAFTRVKPQFRARTRVERFMMGLLIIASIVAIMTTLGIVFSLLFESLRFFDKVSPIEFLFGTHWSPQQAIRADQVGSSGAFGAVPLFWGTAFITIIAMAVAVPIGLLSAIYLTQYASSRFRKWMKPILEILAGVPTVVYGYFAALTVAPLVRQFGYAIGLSDPSSESALAAGLVMGVMIIPFMSSLSDDAITAVPSAMKDGSLALGATPSETIRKVLIPAALPGIVGGFLLAVSRAIGETMIVVMAAGLAANMTANPFQSVTTVTTQIVALLTGDQEFDSAKTLSAFALGLVLFLVTLALNVYALRVVKKYREAYE, from the coding sequence ATGCCCTTATCTGCCCTCGTGCTCCTGCTTCTTGGCCTCGCAACCATCGGATTCCTTGTTTCCCGCGGCCGCGCCGCGCAGTTCCAGGCCGATTTCCGCGCGGTTCACTCCCGGCCCAACTACCACGGCTGGTTCAGCTTCATCTGGGTGTTTCTGCCCGCCGCCCTCTTGGTGGTGGCGTGGAGCCTCTTCGCCCCCAGCTACATCGGCCCAAGCGTCATCAACAGCCTGCCGGCCGAGATGCAGCCGGAGCCCGGCATTGCCCGCCAGATGTTCCTGAACGAGGTGCGGAGCCTGGCCGAGGGCACGTCGGACTACGCCTTCAGCCCCGGCGCCGAAGAAGCCGCCGCCCAGTACAAGGCCATTGCCACCCGCGCCAACTGGGTCGTCGCCGCCCTTGCCGGCGCGCTCGCGCTTCTTGGCTTCTTCTATGCCTTTACCCGCGTGAAACCGCAGTTCCGCGCCCGCACGCGCGTCGAGCGCTTCATGATGGGTCTGCTCATCATTGCCTCCATCGTCGCCATCATGACGACGCTGGGCATCGTCTTCTCCCTGCTGTTCGAGAGCCTGCGCTTCTTCGACAAGGTTTCCCCCATCGAGTTCCTGTTCGGCACGCACTGGAGCCCGCAGCAGGCGATCCGCGCCGATCAGGTGGGCTCGTCCGGCGCGTTCGGCGCGGTGCCGCTGTTCTGGGGCACGGCGTTCATCACCATCATCGCCATGGCGGTCGCCGTTCCCATCGGCTTGCTTTCGGCCATTTACCTCACGCAGTACGCCAGCTCGCGCTTCCGCAAGTGGATGAAGCCGATCCTCGAGATCCTGGCCGGCGTGCCGACCGTGGTTTACGGCTACTTCGCCGCGCTCACCGTCGCGCCGCTGGTGCGCCAGTTCGGCTACGCGATCGGCCTGTCGGACCCCTCCTCCGAAAGCGCGCTGGCCGCCGGCCTCGTGATGGGCGTGATGATTATTCCGTTCATGTCCTCGCTGTCGGACGACGCCATCACCGCCGTGCCGAGCGCGATGAAGGACGGCTCGCTGGCGCTTGGCGCCACGCCCTCGGAGACCATCCGCAAGGTGCTCATTCCCGCCGCCCTGCCCGGCATCGTCGGCGGCTTCCTGCTGGCGGTCTCCCGCGCCATCGGCGAGACCATGATCGTGGTGATGGCGGCCGGCCTTGCCGCCAACATGACCGCCAATCCCTTCCAGTCCGTCACCACCGTGACGACCCAGATCGTGGCTCTGCTCACCGGCGACCAGGAGTTCGACTCGGCCAAGACCCTCTCGGCCTTCGCGCTCGGCCTGGTGCTGTTCCTTGTCACCCTGGCCCTCAACGTCTACGCCCTCCGGGTCGTGAAGAAGTATCGGGAAGCTTATGAATAA
- the pstB gene encoding phosphate ABC transporter ATP-binding protein PstB encodes MTEATNSALKMTARDVNVYYGEKHALKGVSIDVRADEVTAFIGPSGCGKSTFLRCLNRMNDTVAAARVVGDIRLDGEDIYDRQMDVVQLRARVGMVFQKPNPFPKSIYENIAYGPRIHGLAKSKADLDEVVATSLQKAGLWDEVKDRLNDSGTALSGGQQQRLCIARAIAVNPEVILMDEPCSALDPIATAKIEELIEDLRGRYAIVIVTHNMQQAARVSQKTAFFHLGDLVEYGPTSEIFTNPKKDKTKDYITGRYG; translated from the coding sequence ATGACTGAAGCCACCAACAGCGCCCTCAAGATGACGGCCCGCGATGTGAACGTTTACTACGGCGAGAAGCACGCCCTCAAAGGCGTCTCCATCGACGTGCGCGCCGACGAGGTGACGGCGTTCATCGGCCCGTCGGGCTGCGGCAAGTCCACGTTTCTGCGCTGTCTCAACCGCATGAACGACACCGTGGCGGCGGCCCGGGTGGTCGGCGATATCCGCCTCGATGGCGAGGACATCTACGACCGCCAGATGGACGTGGTGCAGCTGCGCGCCCGCGTCGGCATGGTGTTCCAGAAGCCCAACCCCTTCCCCAAGTCGATCTACGAGAACATCGCCTACGGCCCGCGCATCCATGGCCTGGCCAAGTCCAAGGCGGATCTCGATGAGGTCGTCGCCACCAGCCTCCAGAAGGCGGGCCTGTGGGACGAGGTGAAGGACCGGCTGAACGACAGCGGCACCGCCCTGTCCGGCGGCCAGCAGCAGCGCCTGTGCATCGCCCGCGCTATCGCGGTGAACCCGGAGGTGATCCTGATGGACGAGCCCTGCTCGGCGCTCGATCCGATCGCCACCGCCAAGATCGAGGAGCTGATCGAGGACCTGCGCGGGCGCTACGCCATCGTCATCGTGACACACAACATGCAGCAGGCCGCCCGCGTCAGCCAGAAGACGGCTTTCTTCCATCTGGGCGATCTGGTGGAATACGGTCCCACTTCGGAAATCTTCACCAATCCGAAGAAGGACAAGACCAAGGACTACATCACCGGCCGTTATGGCTGA
- a CDS encoding substrate-binding domain-containing protein, which yields MIAVATATLTAACADNAEARDQIRVVGSSTVYPFTTAVAEQFARSNPKFKAPIVESTGTGGGLKLFCAGVGANTPDIANASRRIKASEIKQCAQNGVTKIIEIQVGLDGLVLAQAKNGPAMELTRADVYKALAAQPLGKKNTARTWKDVNAKLPANKIELIGPPPTSGTRDSLNELLMLAGCKTFPQMKKMEEADKKKAEAMCVTLREDGAYIEAGENDNLIVQKLVANPQAVGAFGYSFLEENQDKLRGIKVDGVEPTYANIQTFKYPAARALYIYVKAQHIGPIPGIKEFLAEYSKESTWGPRGYLARRGLVASTDKVRAEAAKIAKTLKPLDPASVK from the coding sequence ATGATCGCAGTCGCTACTGCGACGTTGACGGCCGCTTGCGCCGACAACGCTGAAGCGCGCGATCAGATTCGCGTGGTTGGCTCGTCGACGGTCTATCCGTTCACGACCGCGGTGGCCGAGCAGTTCGCCCGCTCGAACCCCAAGTTCAAGGCCCCCATCGTGGAATCGACCGGCACCGGCGGCGGTCTCAAGCTGTTCTGCGCGGGCGTGGGCGCCAACACGCCCGATATCGCCAACGCCTCGCGCCGCATCAAGGCCTCCGAGATCAAGCAGTGCGCCCAGAACGGCGTGACCAAGATCATCGAGATTCAGGTCGGCCTTGACGGTCTGGTCCTGGCCCAGGCCAAGAACGGCCCGGCCATGGAGCTGACCCGCGCCGACGTCTACAAGGCGCTCGCCGCCCAGCCGCTGGGCAAGAAGAACACCGCCCGCACCTGGAAGGACGTGAACGCCAAGCTGCCGGCCAACAAGATCGAGCTGATCGGCCCGCCGCCGACCTCCGGCACCCGCGACTCGCTGAACGAGCTGCTCATGCTCGCCGGCTGCAAGACCTTCCCGCAGATGAAGAAGATGGAAGAGGCCGACAAGAAGAAGGCCGAGGCCATGTGCGTCACGCTGCGCGAGGACGGCGCCTACATCGAGGCCGGCGAGAACGACAACCTGATTGTTCAGAAGCTGGTGGCCAACCCGCAGGCCGTCGGCGCCTTCGGCTACAGCTTCCTGGAAGAGAATCAGGACAAGCTGCGCGGCATCAAGGTCGACGGCGTGGAGCCGACCTACGCCAACATCCAGACCTTCAAGTATCCGGCCGCGCGCGCCCTTTACATCTACGTGAAGGCCCAGCACATCGGCCCGATCCCCGGCATCAAGGAATTCCTTGCCGAATACAGCAAGGAGAGCACCTGGGGTCCGCGCGGATACCTTGCCCGCCGCGGTCTGGTCGCCTCGACGGACAAGGTCCGCGCCGAGGCGGCGAAGATCGCCAAGACGCTCAAGCCGCTTGACCCGGCGAGCGTGAAGTAA
- a CDS encoding sensor histidine kinase — protein sequence MDSITKRLLRRLLAASAAALAVFLTVALFADDTLAAAACAVVAAMVVIAIAYDSEARDREGALERERNLNAELRTRLAQDRVRQILEAINEPLLIIDRDLTVHRVNREARTLLGGVSEGETLALFLRQPGAMEAIRSVAAGGAPTEREVQFLAPVEATYVLGARPLSGDEGLLLVWMRDITKARLTDQMRVDFVANASHELRTPLATLIGFIETLQGPAARDEAARVRFLSIMGEEAARMARLIDDLLSLSRIEMDKHVRPSTRLDVRPLLSQVGQAQAMRLETDKRRLDVQVPESLPKVIADRDQVLQVLHNLVSNAIKYGRTGTVITLEADVVTNPKTGQPLHVRIAVTDQGEGIAPENLPRLTERFYRVDTARSRKLGGTGLGLAIVKHIVEKHRGELTIQSRLGVGTTVAFTLPAETAETPAEAA from the coding sequence ATGGATTCAATTACAAAGCGCTTGCTCCGTCGTCTGCTCGCCGCAAGCGCTGCCGCTCTGGCCGTATTCCTGACCGTCGCCCTGTTCGCCGACGACACTCTCGCGGCGGCAGCCTGCGCGGTTGTCGCCGCCATGGTCGTCATTGCCATCGCCTATGACAGCGAGGCCCGCGATCGCGAGGGCGCGCTGGAACGCGAGCGCAATCTTAACGCCGAGCTTCGGACCCGGCTGGCCCAGGACCGGGTGCGCCAGATTCTCGAGGCCATCAACGAGCCCCTTCTTATAATCGACCGGGACCTGACCGTCCACCGCGTCAACCGCGAAGCCCGCACGCTCCTGGGCGGCGTGTCCGAGGGCGAGACCCTGGCGCTGTTTCTGCGCCAGCCGGGGGCGATGGAGGCGATCCGCAGCGTCGCGGCGGGCGGCGCGCCGACCGAACGGGAGGTGCAGTTCCTCGCGCCCGTCGAGGCCACCTACGTGCTCGGCGCGCGCCCCCTCAGCGGCGACGAGGGTCTGCTGCTGGTGTGGATGCGCGACATTACCAAGGCCCGGCTCACCGACCAGATGCGGGTGGACTTTGTCGCCAATGCCAGCCACGAGCTTCGCACGCCGCTGGCAACGCTGATCGGCTTCATCGAAACCCTGCAGGGCCCCGCCGCCAGGGACGAGGCCGCCCGCGTCCGCTTTCTCAGCATCATGGGCGAGGAAGCGGCGCGCATGGCCCGCTTGATCGACGACCTGCTCTCCCTGTCCCGCATCGAGATGGACAAGCACGTGCGCCCCTCGACCAGGCTGGACGTGCGCCCGCTGCTCAGCCAGGTCGGCCAGGCCCAGGCGATGCGGCTGGAGACGGACAAGCGGCGCCTCGACGTGCAGGTGCCGGAAAGCCTGCCCAAGGTGATCGCCGATCGCGACCAGGTGCTGCAGGTGCTCCACAACCTCGTCTCGAACGCGATCAAATATGGCCGCACGGGCACGGTCATTACGCTGGAGGCCGATGTGGTGACCAACCCGAAGACTGGCCAGCCCCTGCACGTGCGAATCGCCGTCACGGACCAGGGAGAAGGCATCGCGCCGGAAAACCTGCCCCGCCTGACCGAGCGATTCTACCGCGTGGACACGGCGCGCTCGCGCAAGCTGGGCGGCACGGGGCTGGGCCTCGCCATCGTCAAGCACATCGTCGAGAAGCACCGGGGCGAATTGACGATCCAGAGCCGGCTGGGCGTGGGCACGACCGTTGCCTTCACTCTGCCCGCCGAAACGGCCGAAACCCCGGCGGAAGCGGCCTAA